In Raphanus sativus cultivar WK10039 chromosome 5, ASM80110v3, whole genome shotgun sequence, the following proteins share a genomic window:
- the LOC108858087 gene encoding alpha-1,3-arabinosyltransferase XAT3-like: protein MIMNMFYSFGELPDGDKIEIKCKKQSRTEICELNGDVRVHGKSATIIAAITSAFAGNTTWQMRPYARKGDLVAMNRVREWTVKLTQNADQLENANFSSRCVTNHSVPAMVFSLGGYSMNNFHDYTDIVVPLFTTARRFNGEVQFLVTNKNQPWINKFKEILRSLSNYELIYIDGEDETHCFTTVVVGLNRHQEYFKELTIDPFSSKYSMSDFLRFLRDTYSLRNAAVSLRRKPRILILSRARSRAFTNTDEIANAAGEIGFEVVVAEANTGVARFAKTVNSCDVMLGVHGAGLTNMVFLPENAVVIQILPIGGFEWLADTYFGRPAKGMDLRYLEYKIKAEESSLMQQYGRDHEVVRDPSAVAKRGWNAFKSAYLVGQNVTVDINRFIPVLAKAFELSQR, encoded by the coding sequence ATGATTATGAATATGTTTTATTCTTTTGGTGAACTTCCAGACGGTGATAAAATCGAGATAAAATGTAAAAAGCAATCAAGAACAGAGATATGCGAATTAAACGGCGACGTAAGGGTCCACGGTAAATCCGCAACGATTATTGCGGCGATCACGTCTGCGTTTGCGGGGAATACCACGTGGCAAATGAGACCTTACGCGCGAAAAGGTGACCTTGTGGCTATGAACCGCGTTAGGGAATGGACGGTGAAATTAACACAAAACGCCGATCAGTTAGAGAACGCCAATTTTTCATCGCGTTGCGTTACGAATCACAGCGTTCCGGCGATGGTTTTCTCTCTGGGAGGTTACTCGATGAACAACTTCCACGACTACACAGACATCGTGGTTCCTCTTTTCACGACGGCGCGTAGATTCAATGGAGAAGTTCAGTTCCTCGTGACGAACAAGAATCAACCGTGGATCAACAAATTCAAGGAGATACTGAGGAGTCTCTCGAACTACGAACTGATTTACATCGACGGAGAAGATGAAACGCACTGTTTCACCACCGTCGTCGTCGGTCTCAACCGCCATCAAGAGTACTTCAAAGAGCTGACGATCGATCCTTTTTCTTCCAAGTATTCCATGTCCGATTTCCTGAGGTTCCTAAGAGACACATACTCGCTGAGAAACGCCGCCGTGAGTCTGCGGCGGAAGCCACGGATCCTGATTTTGTCGAGAGCCAGATCGCGAGCGTTCACGAACACCGACGAGATCGCGAACGCGGCAGGAGAAATCGGATTCGAAGTCGTGGTGGCGGAAGCGAACACAGGCGTCGCGAGGTTCGCGAAGACGGTGAACTCGTGCGACGTGATGCTCGGCGTTCACGGCGCGGGGCTTACGAATATGGTGTTCCTGCCGGAGAACGCGGTGGTGATTCAGATTCTTCCGATCGGTGGATTCGAGTGGCTGGCGGATACGTATTTCGGGAGGCCGGCGAAGGGGATGGATCTGAGGTATTTGGAGTACAAGATCAAGGCGGAGGAGAGCTCGCTGATGCAGCAGTACGGTCGCGATCACGAGGTCGTTAGAGATCCATCGGCGGTTGCGAAACGCGGGTGGAATGCGTTCAAGTCGGCCTATTTGGTAGGGCAGAACGTGACCGTTGATATAAACCGGTTCATACCGGTTCTTGCTAAAGCTTTTGAGTTATCGCAGAGGTAG
- the LOC108863153 gene encoding T-complex protein 1 subunit delta has product MATAPMASRPRASKTESFVDNKRKEDIRSANINAGRAVADAVRTSLGPKGMDKMISTASGEVIITNDGATILNKMDVLQPAAKMMVELSKSQDSAAGDGTTTVVVLAGALLRVCQTLLGSGIHPTVISDALHKSCGKSVDILTAMAVPVELTDRDSLVKSASTSLNSKVVSQYSTLLAPLAVDAVLSVIDPEKPEIVDLRDVKIVKKLGGTVDDTHTVNGLVFDKKVSHAAGGPTRMENAKIAVIQFQISPPKTDIEQSIVVSDYTQMDRILKEERNYILGMIKKIKATGCNVLLIQKSILRDAVTDLSLHYLAKAKIMVIKDVERDEIEFVTKTLNCLPISNIEHFRAEKLGFADLVEEASLGDGKILKITGIKDMGRTTSVLVRGSNQLVLDEAERSLHDALCVVRCLVSKRFLIAGGGAPEIELSRQLGAWAKVLHGMEGYCVKSFAEALEVIPYTLAENAGLNPIAIVTELRNKHAQGEINSGINVRKGQITNILEENVVQPLLVSTSAITLATECVRMILKIDDIVTVR; this is encoded by the coding sequence ATGGCGACGGCACCCATGGCATCGAGACCCCGCGCATCCAAAACCGAATCCTTCGTAGACAACAAACGGAAAGAAGACATCCGCTCCGCCAACATCAACGCCGGCCGCGCCGTCGCGGACGCCGTCCGCACGAGCCTCGGCCCCAAGGGGATGGACAAGATGATCTCCACCGCGAGCGGCGAGGTCATCATCACCAACGACGGAGCCACGATCCTCAACAAGATGGACGTCCTCCAGCCGGCCGCGAAGATGATGGTCGAGCTCTCCAAATCGCAGGACTCGGCCGCCGGAGACGGGACCACGACGGTCGTCGTACTCGCCGGAGCCTTGCTCAGGGTGTGCCAGACGCTTCTAGGCTCCGGGATCCACCCTACCGTGATCTCCGACGCGCTTCACAAGTCCTGCGGGAAGTCCGTTGATATCCTAACCGCCATGGCTGTCCCCGTGGAGCTAACTGACAGAGACTCGCTCGTTAAATCGGCGAGCACGTCGTTGAACAGTAAGGTTGTTAGTCAGTACTCTACTCTGCTCGCTCCGTTGGCTGTAGATGCGGTTTTATCTGTGATAGATCCGGAGAAGCCGGAGATTGTTGATCTGCGTGATGTCAAGATTGTTAAGAAGCTTGGTGGGACTGTTGACGATACGCACACTGTTAACGGTTTGGTGTTTGATAAGAAGGTGAGCCATGCTGCAGGTGGACCTACGAGGATGGAGAATGCGAAGATCGCTGTGATTCAGTTCCAGATCTCGCCTCCCAAGACTGATATCGAGCAGAGTATTGTTGTCTCTGATTATACTCAGATGGATAGGATCTTGAAGGAAGAGAGGAACTACATCTTGGGGATGATTAAGAAGATCAAGGCGACTGGTTGCAATGTGTTGCTGATCCAGAAGAGTATTTTGAGAGATGCCGTGACTGATCTGTCGCTTCACTATTTGGCTAAGGCGAAGATCATGGTGATTAAGGATGTGGAGAGGGATGAGATTGAGTTCGTGACGAAGACGTTGAACTGCTTGCCGATTTCTAACATTGAGCATTTTAGGGCTGAGAAGCTTGGTTTTGCTGATCTCGTTGAAGAAGCGTCGCTTGGAGATGGGAAGATTTTGAAGATCACTGGGATTAAAGACATGGGGAGAACCACCTCTGTTCTCGTCCGTGGCTCTAACCAGCTTGTTCTTGACGAAGCCGAGAGGAGTCTGCACGATGCGTTGTGTGTTGTCAGGTGTTTGGTGAGCAAGAGGTTTTTGATTGCGGGAGGTGGTGCGCCGGAGATTGAGCTCTCGAGGCAGCTAGGTGCTTGGGCTAAGGTGCTCCATGGGATGGAGGGTTACTGCGTGAAGTCTTTCGCTGAAGCTCTGGAGGTTATTCCTTACACGCTGGCTGAGAATGCAGGTCTGAATCCTATTGCAATTGTGACTGAGCTCAGGAACAAGCATGCTCAAGGGGAAATCAACTCTGGGATCAATGTGAGGAAAGGGCAGATCACTAATATCTTGGAGGAGAACGTGGTGCAGCCTCTGCTTGTGAGCACCAGCGCAATCACTCTCGCAACTGAATGCGTAAGGATGATTTTGAAGATTGATGACATCGTTACTGTGAGATAG
- the LOC108857488 gene encoding 2-oxoglutarate and iron-dependent oxygenase domain-containing protein CP2, with translation MSSDRREGQQETTTTVDGNNGSNSHQTASAITTVSCRRLRMNPNNELRPDNYEDLKLDFPNPVYKNLEKYLPPDLLVSDREEKVRFMTDIMHSHCPSAERSRAQRHSDYRSKIVSNYQPLHRELYNLFPRLCFVPSFLKSVNDNTEDSFRSIISEPSPGVFVFDMLLPSFCEMMLAEVDNFEKWVAETKFRIMRPNTMNKYGAVLDDFGLDNMLDKLMDSFIRPISKVFFNDVGGASLDSHHGFVVEYGEDRDVDLGFHVDDSEVTLNVCLGSQFVGGELFFRGTRCEKHVNTATKSDEIFDYCHVPGQAVLHRGRHRHGARATTSGHRVNMVLWCRSSAFRELKRLQRDFSSWCGECSCERKEERARTFDAIRKKYVKAVRAPQA, from the exons ATGTCAAGCGACAGGCGAGAAGGTCAACAAGAGACGACGACAACTGTGGACGGTAATAACGGATCCAATTCTCACCAGACGGCTTCTGCTATTACGACGGTTTCGTGCCGTAGACTGAGGATGAACCCTAACAACGAGCTAAGGCCGGACAATTACGAGGATCTGAAGCTCGATTTCCCTAATCCTGTTTACAAGAATCTGGAGAAGTACTTGCCTCCGGACTTGCTTGTCTCCGACAGGGAAGAGAAAGTGAGGTTCATGACTGACATTATGCACAGCCATTGCCCTAGTGCAGAGCGTTCCAGG GCTCAGAGGCACAGTGACTATAGGAGTAAGATAGTATCAAACTATCAG CCACTTCACAGGGAGCTGTATAATCTGTTTCCCAGATTATGTTTCGTTCCCTCTTTCCTAAAGTCGGTTAATGACAATACAGAGGATAGCTTCAGAAGCATCATATCTGAACCGTCTCCTGGTGTTTTTGTCTTTGACATGCTCCTCCCTAGCTTCTGCGAGATGATGCTTGCCGAG GTAGACAATTTTGAGAAGTGGGTGGCTGAGACAAAATTCCGAATCATGAGGCCGAACACCATGAATAAATACGGCGCTGTGCTTGATGACTTTGGCCTCGATAACATGCTTGACAAACTCATGGATTCTTTTATACGTCCCATTTCCAAAG TGTTCTTCAATGATGTTGGTGGAGCAAGTCTGGATTCTCACCATGGGTTTGTTGTTGAGTATGGTGAAGATAGGGATGTTGATTTAG GCTTTCATGTGGATGATTCAGAAGTAACTCTGAATGTTTGTTTGGGTAGCCAATTCGTGGGAGGGGAGTTGTTTTTCCGAGGCACACGGTGTGAGAAACATGTTAACACAGCGACTAAGTCAGAT GAGATATTTGATTATTGTCATGTACCGGGGCAAGCTGTACTTCACCGTGGCCGCCACCGCCATGGTGCAAGAGCCACAACATCTGGACACAGGGTCAACATGGTTCTGTGGTGCAGAAG CTCTGCGTTTAGAGAGCTTAAACGACTTCAGAGGGACTTCTCGAGCTGGTGCGGAGAGTGTTCTTGTGAAAGGAAAGAGGAGAGAGCACGGACGTTTGATGCTATAAGAAAG AAATATGTTAAAGCAGTGCGTGCACCCCAGGCTTGA